One Gelria sp. Kuro-4 DNA segment encodes these proteins:
- a CDS encoding CAP domain-containing protein has product MKRKEGTATLLAASTLVLSLTISTPALATSSYGTQQWYLNYLQQYSSGRFRPAQPTPAQPPAPTDPDATSPGEPAEPAAPAPPSTPPATSPTAPVYSSPTAGQSVNDWYLNYLRQYQYTRPYVPAPTQPGTSNPPGQPSAPSDPAPNDPDVPTYLTPEEQELLQYINGERAANGVGVVTVDPELVRVARLRAEKLVELGGIQHNIPGYGTAGKQLTGEGYKYAYLGEDLAAAGSVYQAHKQLVKSSPHREIMLEPKFTKVGIAVARWKNRPGVVVVEIFVQPL; this is encoded by the coding sequence GTGAAAAGGAAGGAAGGAACTGCTACGCTCCTGGCCGCTTCAACCCTTGTCCTCAGCCTAACCATCTCCACCCCGGCCCTGGCAACAAGCAGTTACGGAACGCAGCAATGGTATCTGAACTACCTGCAGCAGTACTCGAGCGGCCGATTCAGGCCTGCACAGCCCACCCCGGCCCAGCCGCCGGCCCCCACCGACCCGGATGCAACCTCCCCGGGTGAGCCCGCAGAACCGGCCGCACCAGCTCCACCGTCCACCCCTCCGGCGACGTCCCCCACTGCACCGGTTTACTCCAGTCCCACCGCCGGTCAGTCGGTCAACGACTGGTACCTGAACTACCTCCGGCAGTACCAGTACACCAGACCTTATGTTCCCGCGCCCACGCAGCCGGGTACCTCAAACCCGCCCGGTCAACCTTCCGCTCCTTCCGATCCGGCGCCAAACGACCCAGATGTTCCTACTTACCTTACGCCGGAGGAGCAGGAGCTCCTGCAGTATATCAACGGGGAGCGGGCCGCGAACGGCGTGGGAGTAGTAACGGTTGATCCCGAGCTGGTGCGCGTAGCCCGGTTGAGGGCCGAGAAGCTGGTAGAGCTGGGCGGCATCCAGCACAACATTCCCGGCTACGGCACGGCCGGTAAGCAGCTTACCGGAGAGGGCTACAAATACGCCTATCTGGGAGAAGACCTCGCAGCCGCCGGCAGCGTTTACCAGGCGCACAAGCAGCTTGTCAAGAGCAGCCCCCACCGGGAGATCATGTTGGAACCCAAGTTCACGAAGGTCGGCATCGCCGTTGCCCGCTGGAAGAATCGGCCCGGCGTTGTGGTTGTAGAGATCTTTGTGCAGCCTCTATAA
- a CDS encoding 6-phosphofructokinase: MERLGVLTGGGDAPGLNAVIRAVTRCALRRGWEVIGFLDGYAGLIENRSVVLSSNYTSGLLHRGGTILGSNNRDNPFHFPVQTDKGIDYRDMSGQAVANLQKNGIDCLIAIGGDGSLAIAYELAQRGARVIGVPKTIDNDLLATDQTFGFDTAVTTATEALDKLHTTAESHHRVMILELMGRDAGWIALVSGIAGGADVILIPEIPWRLDSVIAKIKERQHEGKHFSIIVVAEGVKDPEGNYVIRQQIPTAHTKIRLGGIGPVLAGLIENATGIECRALVLGHLQRGGSPSAFDRVLATRYGVMAAELAMSGQHGLMVCLKGQDIEAVPLNLAVRGTRSVPPEGQLVKTARALGISLGD; encoded by the coding sequence ATGGAACGCTTAGGGGTGCTAACCGGCGGCGGCGATGCCCCCGGCCTTAACGCCGTGATTCGCGCAGTCACCCGCTGTGCTTTACGCCGTGGCTGGGAAGTGATCGGATTTCTAGACGGCTATGCCGGCTTAATCGAAAACCGAAGCGTTGTCCTTAGCAGCAACTATACCTCCGGTCTCCTGCACCGCGGCGGAACCATTCTCGGTTCCAACAATCGTGATAATCCCTTCCATTTTCCTGTCCAAACGGATAAAGGCATCGACTACCGTGATATGTCTGGTCAGGCCGTGGCGAACTTACAAAAAAACGGCATCGACTGTCTCATCGCCATCGGCGGCGACGGGAGCCTAGCCATTGCTTATGAGCTGGCCCAAAGAGGCGCCAGGGTAATCGGGGTCCCAAAGACCATCGACAACGACCTTTTAGCCACGGACCAAACCTTCGGCTTTGATACGGCCGTAACCACGGCCACCGAAGCACTGGATAAGCTCCACACCACTGCCGAATCGCATCACCGGGTGATGATCCTTGAGCTCATGGGTCGTGATGCCGGTTGGATCGCCTTGGTCAGCGGCATTGCCGGTGGAGCCGACGTCATACTCATTCCGGAGATACCATGGCGCTTGGACAGCGTGATCGCTAAGATCAAGGAACGGCAGCACGAAGGCAAACACTTCAGCATCATCGTAGTTGCAGAGGGAGTAAAAGATCCTGAAGGAAACTATGTTATTCGTCAGCAAATACCCACCGCCCACACTAAAATCCGGTTGGGGGGCATCGGTCCTGTCTTGGCCGGGCTAATTGAGAACGCCACCGGCATTGAGTGCCGCGCCCTCGTCTTGGGTCATCTACAGCGCGGCGGATCCCCTTCCGCTTTCGACCGGGTCCTCGCCACCCGCTACGGCGTCATGGCCGCTGAACTAGCTATGTCGGGACAGCATGGATTAATGGTTTGCCTTAAGGGACAAGACATCGAAGCCGTACCCTTGAATCTGGCCGTTCGCGGTACCCGCAGCGTTCCGCCGGAGGGCCAACTGGTGAAAACCGCCCGGGCCTTGGGCATTTCCTTAGGCGACTGA
- a CDS encoding PLP-dependent cysteine synthase family protein — MLPQELTGIEANIVVLYGRDFPTGSHKVGATYAVTMENQLAGSIWPGRDTLVYPSTGNYGIGGVWVAGRMGYDAVVILPENMSRERFALIERYGGRYIKTPGCESSVREIYEKCKELARKPHIRVLNQFEVMANYRFHYYVTGGTIAELVQALKSRGLGDGRCAAFVSGMGSAGTIAAGDRLKEIFPETKIVGLEPVQCPTLYCNGYGDHDIQGIGDKHVTWIHNVLNMDALVCIDDMEAKLGLQLLTDPVGMEYLTSRAGIREAAVREMATIFGISGVANVLGAIKAAKYWRLPGSANVVTILTDSIDRYRSVMADLNRRFGPLDREQAAARFHSIFRGVKLDYIQEGTRFNRERWFNLKYYTWVEQQGKTVEELDAQRSPGWWAEERAKVAAVDARLQRVRG, encoded by the coding sequence GTGCTTCCGCAAGAGCTTACAGGTATCGAGGCCAATATCGTCGTCCTTTATGGACGTGATTTTCCTACCGGCTCGCACAAGGTGGGGGCCACTTACGCAGTGACTATGGAGAACCAGCTGGCGGGGAGCATCTGGCCGGGGCGAGACACGCTGGTCTATCCTTCCACCGGGAACTACGGCATCGGCGGCGTATGGGTGGCGGGGCGCATGGGTTACGATGCCGTAGTCATCTTACCCGAGAACATGAGCCGGGAACGTTTTGCCCTTATCGAACGCTATGGCGGCCGGTACATAAAAACTCCAGGTTGCGAATCCAGTGTGCGGGAGATTTACGAAAAGTGCAAGGAACTGGCGCGAAAGCCGCACATCCGCGTGCTGAATCAGTTCGAGGTGATGGCCAACTACCGCTTTCACTATTACGTCACCGGCGGCACAATTGCCGAGCTTGTTCAGGCGCTTAAGTCCCGGGGGCTGGGCGATGGTCGCTGCGCGGCCTTTGTTTCGGGGATGGGCTCGGCCGGAACCATAGCTGCCGGCGACCGGTTAAAGGAAATTTTCCCCGAGACCAAAATTGTCGGCCTGGAGCCGGTGCAGTGCCCTACTCTTTACTGCAACGGATACGGCGACCACGATATCCAGGGCATCGGCGACAAGCACGTCACGTGGATCCACAACGTCCTCAACATGGATGCCCTTGTGTGCATCGACGACATGGAGGCGAAGCTGGGGCTGCAGCTTCTCACCGATCCCGTAGGCATGGAGTACCTGACTTCGCGGGCGGGGATTCGGGAAGCTGCCGTGCGGGAGATGGCGACCATCTTCGGAATCTCGGGTGTGGCCAACGTGCTCGGGGCGATCAAAGCCGCGAAGTACTGGCGCCTGCCGGGAAGCGCCAATGTTGTCACCATCCTGACTGATTCCATTGACCGCTACCGCTCCGTAATGGCGGACTTGAACCGGCGCTTCGGGCCTCTCGACCGCGAGCAGGCCGCGGCCCGCTTCCACAGCATCTTCCGCGGGGTTAAGCTCGACTACATTCAAGAAGGCACGCGCTTCAATCGTGAGCGCTGGTTCAATCTTAAGTACTATACCTGGGTGGAGCAGCAAGGGAAAACGGTAGAAGAACTGGATGCCCAGCGCAGCCCCGGCTGGTGGGCTGAAGAACGGGCAAAGGTGGCGGCCGTCGACGCCCGGCTTCAGCGTGTTCGAGGTTAA